In one Agathobacter rectalis ATCC 33656 genomic region, the following are encoded:
- a CDS encoding SLC13 family permease has translation MDSSIISIIIVLITMGLFVWNRLPISVVAILGSVAMAMFIPEMDLSAVYSGFSATGWPMVVGMCVVSAALFETGIARKIGEKIGNSFLAKTERRFIVTVSAVCSLMSAFMSNNGTVAIWMPIIAIVAANSCGKIRSKMVIFPAGTAAIIGGACSLIGSTSQLAANSVLQGYAGYEEGMGMFDMTKIMFPAAVVQIIFWGTIGYKLLDKVLKPDSPDFDKGNMYSVAEIHKLEKEQESAAPAWKGYVALGTMILCIVLFVLSGFQPFKSYFNIGTIGLIGAAMVLGTGCISIKKAYSDLPWDVFVCIGTISGIGTGLDVSGGGALIANAVLNLFGGKNASVVLLTVVIAVLTSVLTNIMSNNATAAMLTPICIAIALSLGISPIPWVIVIGACSNLAIATSFGTAVNMQILPAGYKFSDFVKIGGPLLIILIAVVSICSVAFLF, from the coding sequence ATGGATTCTAGTATTATTTCAATTATAATTGTATTAATTACAATGGGCTTGTTTGTCTGGAATAGACTGCCGATAAGCGTGGTTGCTATCCTTGGGTCGGTAGCAATGGCAATGTTTATTCCAGAAATGGATTTATCCGCAGTATACAGCGGATTCAGCGCAACAGGCTGGCCGATGGTAGTCGGAATGTGTGTTGTAAGTGCCGCACTTTTTGAAACCGGAATAGCAAGAAAGATAGGAGAAAAAATCGGAAATTCTTTTCTTGCCAAGACGGAGAGGCGGTTTATAGTAACGGTAAGTGCTGTGTGTTCATTGATGTCAGCATTTATGAGTAACAACGGAACAGTTGCTATCTGGATGCCTATCATCGCAATCGTAGCAGCAAACTCATGTGGAAAAATCCGTTCAAAAATGGTTATTTTCCCAGCCGGAACAGCAGCCATTATCGGAGGTGCGTGTTCACTAATCGGCTCAACCTCACAGCTTGCAGCAAACTCAGTATTACAGGGATATGCCGGTTATGAGGAAGGTATGGGAATGTTTGACATGACAAAGATCATGTTTCCGGCAGCAGTTGTACAGATTATTTTCTGGGGAACAATCGGCTACAAGCTCCTCGACAAGGTATTAAAACCGGATAGTCCTGACTTCGACAAGGGAAATATGTATTCAGTTGCAGAGATACATAAGCTCGAGAAAGAACAGGAGTCAGCTGCTCCGGCATGGAAGGGCTATGTGGCACTCGGAACCATGATTTTATGCATAGTATTGTTTGTATTAAGTGGTTTCCAGCCTTTCAAGAGCTATTTTAACATTGGTACAATCGGTCTTATAGGTGCTGCAATGGTACTTGGAACAGGCTGTATCTCGATTAAAAAAGCATATTCGGATCTTCCTTGGGATGTTTTCGTATGTATCGGAACAATATCAGGAATCGGAACAGGACTTGATGTATCAGGTGGTGGAGCATTAATCGCAAACGCTGTACTCAACCTCTTCGGAGGAAAGAACGCATCGGTTGTGCTTCTTACAGTAGTTATCGCAGTGCTTACAAGTGTGCTCACGAATATCATGTCAAACAACGCAACAGCAGCAATGCTTACACCAATCTGTATAGCAATTGCATTATCGCTTGGAATCAGTCCTATTCCATGGGTAATCGTAATCGGTGCCTGCTCAAACCTTGCAATAGCAACATCTTTCGGAACAGCTGTAAATATGCAGATACTTCCGGCAGGATACAAGTTTTCGGATTTCGTAAAAATCGGTGGACCGTTACTTATAATACTTATTGCAGTTGTTTCTATATGCAGTGTGGCATTCCTGTTCTAA
- a CDS encoding resolvase, translating to MLVIVSKEFVGYLLAAIGPIALGKIYDVCHSWTMPLVLLQGGDTVVFKDLYRFTREAENGYKKYMEWLDRGINMVFLDNPTVSSDYIRQMMTTAEQQDIVTKTAMESIIKLLIIVELDRGEKQRLYISQSIKDGIAASNKKSGRKPGQLDKMSDALREDILKYLSDRSIKQVDLMRKYNISRNTLKKYVYKIQNHNII from the coding sequence TTGCTTGTAATCGTTTCAAAAGAATTTGTTGGGTATTTGCTTGCTGCGATTGGGCCTATTGCGTTAGGGAAAATCTACGATGTTTGTCATAGTTGGACAATGCCTTTGGTATTACTGCAGGGCGGAGACACAGTTGTGTTCAAGGATTTGTATCGTTTTACCAGGGAAGCAGAAAATGGCTATAAGAAATACATGGAATGGCTCGACAGAGGTATTAACATGGTATTTCTTGATAATCCAACGGTAAGTAGCGACTACATTCGACAAATGATGACAACGGCAGAGCAACAGGACATTGTAACCAAAACTGCTATGGAAAGCATTATTAAGCTTCTGATCATAGTGGAGCTGGACCGGGGAGAGAAGCAGCGCCTTTATATATCCCAGTCTATTAAAGATGGAATTGCTGCAAGCAATAAGAAGAGTGGAAGAAAACCAGGCCAGCTTGATAAGATGTCTGATGCTCTCAGAGAGGATATTTTGAAATATTTGTCTGATAGGTCTATCAAACAAGTGGATTTAATGAGGAAGTATAATATAAGCAGAAATACATTGAAGAAGTATGTTTATAAAATTCAAAACCATAATATAATATAA
- a CDS encoding 5-methyltetrahydropteroyltriglutamate--homocysteine S-methyltransferase: MSTLKTPFRYDFVGSFLRPEKLKAAKKAFEEGTITQEELDRVTDECVTEIVAKQKVAGYHAITDGEFRRKFWHLDFMWGFEGVTHEKDGGGVQFNGEMADLEATYLVGKVKAKVHPFVEYFKFLKQFEDEQTVAKYTIPAPAQMYQQMIVPQNIEQTRKFYATDDELIEDIGKAYQDVIKQFYSAGCRNLQLDDCTWGAIVGDAAKQRYQSLGVDIEEVKARLLKVNNLALEGRPEDMVITSHICRGNYHSTFFTSGPYDSVADYVFAQEHVDALLLEYDDARSGGFAPLAKVSPDKKVVLGLITTKKPELEDKDKVIARIHEAEKYIPLERLCLSPQCGFASCEIGNKITEEQQWAKLALVKEIAEEVWK, encoded by the coding sequence ATGAGTACATTAAAGACACCATTTCGCTATGATTTTGTAGGAAGCTTTTTAAGACCAGAAAAGCTTAAAGCAGCAAAAAAAGCGTTTGAAGAAGGAACAATCACACAGGAAGAACTCGACCGCGTGACGGATGAGTGCGTGACAGAGATCGTTGCAAAGCAGAAAGTAGCAGGATACCATGCGATTACAGATGGGGAATTCAGAAGAAAATTCTGGCATCTGGATTTTATGTGGGGATTTGAAGGAGTTACCCATGAAAAAGATGGTGGCGGCGTACAGTTTAACGGAGAGATGGCAGACCTTGAGGCTACTTATCTGGTGGGAAAGGTAAAAGCAAAGGTGCATCCGTTTGTAGAGTATTTCAAATTCTTAAAGCAGTTTGAAGATGAACAGACCGTTGCAAAGTATACCATTCCGGCACCGGCGCAGATGTATCAGCAGATGATCGTTCCGCAGAACATTGAGCAGACAAGAAAATTTTATGCGACAGATGATGAATTGATCGAGGATATCGGTAAGGCATATCAGGATGTGATCAAACAGTTCTATTCAGCAGGATGCCGTAATCTGCAGCTTGATGACTGTACCTGGGGTGCAATTGTCGGAGATGCTGCAAAGCAGAGATACCAGTCACTTGGTGTTGATATTGAAGAGGTAAAGGCACGGCTTTTGAAAGTAAATAATCTGGCACTGGAAGGAAGACCGGAGGATATGGTGATTACTTCCCACATTTGTCGCGGAAATTATCACTCTACATTTTTTACAAGTGGACCATATGATTCTGTAGCTGACTATGTATTTGCCCAGGAGCATGTGGACGCATTACTTTTGGAGTATGATGATGCGAGATCCGGTGGTTTTGCACCGCTTGCAAAAGTGTCTCCGGACAAGAAAGTTGTACTTGGACTTATTACAACAAAGAAACCGGAACTGGAAGATAAGGATAAGGTGATCGCAAGAATTCACGAAGCAGAAAAGTATATTCCGCTTGAGCGTCTATGCTTAAGTCCACAGTGTGGATTTGCATCCTGTGAGATTGGAAATAAGATCACAGAGGAACAGCAGTGGGCAAAACTTGCACTTGTAAAAGAAATTGCAGAAGAAGTTTGGAAATAG
- a CDS encoding rubredoxin produces MDIAPKITFEDIPEHWVCPIYGFGKDVFVPLEE; encoded by the coding sequence ATAGATATCGCTCCCAAAATTACATTTGAGGATATTCCAGAGCACTGGGTATGCCCAATCTATGGATTTGGAAAAGATGTTTTTGTTCCTTTAGAAGAGTAA
- a CDS encoding bacteriohemerythrin, producing MTYDLNITFDDNLITGNKTIDTQHKELIERIQNFVTACQNGDSKLKAIKMLDYLDEYTNFHFKEEEKLQENAGYPEYEKHHEKHEEFKKTIQELQEYLQDYEGPTEQFSELVQKNVIDWLFGHIKTYDRSVAEFIFMRENPDRY from the coding sequence ATGACTTATGATTTAAATATTACTTTTGATGACAATTTAATAACAGGAAATAAAACAATTGATACACAGCATAAAGAATTGATTGAACGTATCCAGAACTTTGTAACTGCATGTCAAAATGGCGACAGCAAGCTAAAAGCAATCAAAATGCTGGATTATCTGGATGAGTATACTAACTTTCATTTCAAAGAAGAGGAAAAGCTTCAGGAAAATGCTGGTTATCCAGAGTATGAAAAACATCACGAAAAACATGAAGAGTTTAAAAAGACAATTCAGGAACTGCAAGAATACCTTCAGGATTATGAAGGACCAACAGAACAGTTTAGTGAACTTGTACAGAAAAATGTAATCGATTGGCTATTTGGACACATTAAAACATATGACCGCTCTGTAGCAGAATTTATCTTTATGAGGGAGAATCCAGACCGATACTAA
- the trxA gene encoding thioredoxin gives MSAININKNNFENEVLNSDKTVLLDFWASWCAPCRRVVPIVEEIADERMDIKVGKINVDEEPELANKFSIMSIPTLVVMKNGKIVQQVSGARPKNAILEML, from the coding sequence ATGTCAGCTATTAATATCAATAAAAATAATTTTGAGAACGAAGTACTGAATTCCGATAAAACCGTTCTTTTAGATTTTTGGGCATCTTGGTGTGCGCCTTGCCGTAGGGTAGTACCTATTGTAGAGGAGATTGCAGATGAGCGTATGGATATTAAAGTTGGAAAGATTAATGTAGATGAAGAGCCTGAACTGGCAAATAAGTTCAGTATTATGAGCATTCCGACTTTAGTGGTTATGAAGAATGGGAAGATTGTACAGCAGGTTTCAGGGGCGAGACCTAAGAATGCGATTTTAGAAATGCTTTAG
- a CDS encoding rhodanese-like domain-containing protein, with the protein MGFFDFFKQSNINQGIEEYKMTAGAVLLDVRTPQEYQEGHIPESKNVPLQQLDNIVSVAKNKDIPLFVYCYSGSRSRQATGMLQRMGYSKVNNIGGIAAYSGKVEK; encoded by the coding sequence ATGGGATTTTTTGATTTCTTTAAACAGTCGAATATTAATCAAGGCATAGAAGAATATAAAATGACTGCTGGTGCAGTTCTGCTGGATGTCCGTACTCCGCAGGAATATCAGGAAGGACATATACCAGAAAGTAAAAATGTGCCGTTGCAGCAACTAGACAATATTGTTTCTGTAGCGAAGAATAAGGATATCCCTCTGTTTGTATACTGTTATTCCGGTTCCCGGAGCCGTCAGGCAACTGGGATGTTGCAACGAATGGGATATTCTAAAGTAAATAATATCGGTGGCATTGCAGCTTACTCAGGAAAGGTGGAAAAATAA
- a CDS encoding FAD-dependent oxidoreductase produces MKVIIVGGVAGGATAAARIRRLNEHAEITVFERSGYISYANCGLPYYIGDVITDLEELTLQTPESFFKRFRINMKIHHEVISIHPEYKTVSVKNLENGEIFEENYDKLILSPGAKPTQPRLPGVGIDKLFTLRTVEDTFRIKEYINKNHPKSAVLAGGGFIGLELAENLRELGMDVTIVQRPKQLMNPFDPDMASMIHNEMRKHGIKLVLGYTVEGFKEKDNGVEVLLKDNPSLQADMVVLAIGVTPDTVLAKEAGLELGIKESIVVNDRMETSVPDIYAAGDAVQVKHYVTGNDALISLAGPANKQGRIIADNICGGDSRYLGSQGSSVIKVFDMTAATTGINETNAQKSGLEVDTVILSPMSHAGYYPGGKVMTMKVIFEKESYRLLGAQIIGYEGVDKRIDVLATAIHAGLNATQLKDLDLAYAPPYSSAKDPVNMAGFMIDNIAKGTLKQWHLEDMDKISKDKDVVLLDVRTVGEFSRGHIDGFKNIPVDELRERISEIEKGKPVYLICQSGLRSYIASRILEGNGYETYNFSGGFRFYDAVVNDRALIERTYACGMDY; encoded by the coding sequence ATGAAGGTAATAATTGTAGGAGGTGTAGCCGGAGGAGCTACAGCCGCAGCAAGAATACGCAGACTGAATGAGCATGCTGAAATTACTGTGTTTGAAAGATCCGGATACATATCCTATGCAAATTGTGGACTTCCATATTATATTGGAGACGTGATCACAGACCTGGAAGAACTTACACTACAGACACCAGAGAGTTTTTTTAAACGCTTCCGTATTAACATGAAAATTCATCATGAAGTTATCTCAATACATCCCGAATATAAAACTGTTTCAGTTAAGAATTTAGAAAACGGTGAAATATTTGAAGAAAACTATGATAAGCTAATCCTCTCTCCAGGTGCAAAGCCTACACAGCCGAGACTTCCCGGAGTAGGTATTGATAAACTTTTTACACTTCGTACTGTAGAAGACACTTTTCGGATAAAGGAATATATAAATAAGAATCATCCAAAATCGGCTGTATTGGCAGGTGGCGGTTTTATTGGTCTGGAACTGGCAGAAAATTTGAGGGAGCTTGGCATGGATGTTACGATTGTCCAGCGGCCTAAGCAGCTGATGAACCCTTTTGACCCGGATATGGCATCCATGATCCATAATGAAATGAGAAAGCATGGGATAAAACTGGTACTGGGCTATACAGTAGAAGGATTTAAAGAAAAAGACAACGGAGTAGAGGTTCTGTTGAAAGATAATCCATCCCTTCAGGCTGATATGGTAGTTCTGGCAATCGGAGTCACACCAGACACAGTATTAGCAAAAGAAGCAGGTCTGGAACTTGGCATCAAGGAAAGTATTGTAGTGAATGACAGAATGGAAACCTCTGTACCGGATATTTATGCTGCAGGTGATGCAGTTCAGGTAAAACATTATGTTACGGGTAATGATGCGCTGATTTCTTTGGCAGGACCAGCCAATAAACAGGGCAGAATCATCGCTGATAATATTTGTGGCGGTGATAGTCGTTACTTGGGTAGTCAGGGAAGCTCCGTTATAAAAGTGTTTGATATGACAGCAGCCACTACAGGTATCAATGAAACCAATGCCCAAAAGTCAGGATTAGAGGTAGATACAGTAATTCTTTCTCCTATGAGTCATGCCGGTTACTATCCTGGTGGAAAAGTGATGACCATGAAGGTGATTTTTGAAAAAGAGAGCTATCGTTTGCTTGGCGCTCAGATTATTGGATATGAAGGAGTTGATAAACGTATTGATGTGCTGGCAACAGCAATTCATGCGGGGCTGAATGCAACCCAGTTGAAAGATCTGGATCTGGCATATGCACCACCTTATTCTTCTGCCAAGGATCCGGTAAACATGGCTGGATTTATGATAGACAATATTGCAAAAGGGACATTAAAGCAATGGCATTTGGAAGATATGGACAAGATTTCTAAAGATAAAGATGTGGTGTTGCTAGATGTGAGAACTGTAGGTGAATTCAGCAGGGGGCATATTGATGGATTCAAAAACATACCTGTAGATGAACTGAGAGAACGAATTAGTGAAATTGAGAAAGGAAAGCCTGTGTATCTGATATGCCAGAGTGGTTTGCGCAGTTATATTGCGAGCCGTATTCTGGAAGGAAACGGCTATGAAACGTATAATTTCTCTGGCGGATTTCGCTTCTATGATGCAGTGGTCAATGACCGTGCGCTGATTGAAAGGACATATGCATGTGGTATGGATTATTAA
- a CDS encoding Crp/Fnr family transcriptional regulator, with protein MSFENYFPLWNDLNTAQKKLISDNLITQHVKKGTIIHNGNMDCTGLLLVKSGQLRTYILSDEGREITLYRLFDMDMCLLSASCIMRSIQFEVTIEAEKDTDLWIIPAEIYKGIMKDSAPVANYTNELMATRFSDVMWLIEQIMWKSLDKRVASFLLEETSIEGTNELKITHETIANHLGSHREVITRMLRYFQVEGLVKLSRGKITILDSKRLETLQRS; from the coding sequence ATGAGCTTCGAAAATTATTTTCCACTATGGAATGACTTAAATACAGCACAGAAAAAACTAATTTCAGACAATTTGATCACACAGCATGTGAAAAAAGGAACAATCATTCACAACGGGAACATGGATTGTACTGGATTATTACTGGTTAAATCCGGGCAGCTTCGAACTTACATACTTTCAGATGAAGGACGAGAGATTACACTCTACCGTCTGTTCGATATGGATATGTGTCTCTTATCTGCCTCATGTATCATGCGATCCATTCAATTTGAAGTAACCATTGAAGCAGAAAAAGATACTGATCTTTGGATCATCCCTGCTGAAATCTATAAAGGCATCATGAAGGATTCTGCTCCTGTCGCAAACTATACCAATGAGTTAATGGCTACCCGTTTTTCTGATGTCATGTGGCTGATTGAACAGATTATGTGGAAGAGTTTGGATAAGCGTGTTGCTTCATTTCTTTTAGAAGAAACATCCATTGAAGGAACAAATGAACTGAAAATCACTCACGAAACTATCGCAAACCATCTTGGTTCCCACAGGGAAGTTATCACTCGAATGCTTCGATACTTTCAAGTCGAAGGACTCGTCAAACTCTCTCGCGGCAAAATCACAATCCTTGATTCAAAAAGACTGGAAACACTCCAAAGGTCATAA
- a CDS encoding DUF134 domain-containing protein — translation MPRPVKCRKVCHFPNVLEFLPADDTEKKMPIVLTVDEYETIRLLDKKGYSQEQCAESMQIARTTVQRIYEIARKKIADALIDGHPLKIDGGDFIICDGQSSDCSFGGCYKREIYQKYAAEKGEGIMRIAVTYENGQIFQHFGHTETFKIYDVEEGKVLHSEVVDTNGSGHGALAGVLNALNADVLICGGIGGGAQTALAAAGIKLFGGVSGDADKAVEAFINDTLDYNPDVKCSHHEHNHGEGHTCGEHGCGSHSCH, via the coding sequence ATGCCGAGACCAGTAAAATGCAGAAAAGTCTGCCATTTCCCAAATGTTTTAGAATTTCTTCCGGCAGATGATACTGAGAAAAAAATGCCCATTGTTTTGACGGTAGATGAGTACGAGACAATCCGTCTTTTGGACAAGAAAGGTTACAGTCAGGAGCAGTGTGCAGAATCTATGCAGATCGCAAGAACGACGGTCCAACGGATTTACGAGATTGCCAGAAAGAAAATAGCAGATGCTCTCATTGATGGACATCCGCTTAAAATTGATGGTGGGGATTTCATAATCTGTGACGGTCAGAGCAGCGACTGCAGCTTTGGAGGATGTTACAAACGTGAGATTTATCAAAAATATGCAGCAGAAAAAGGAGAAGGTATCATGAGAATAGCAGTAACATATGAAAATGGACAGATTTTCCAACACTTTGGACACACAGAGACATTTAAGATTTACGATGTAGAGGAAGGAAAAGTGCTACATTCAGAAGTAGTAGATACGAATGGAAGCGGACATGGTGCATTGGCAGGAGTTCTTAATGCATTAAATGCCGATGTTTTGATCTGCGGCGGAATCGGAGGAGGTGCTCAGACTGCGTTAGCGGCAGCGGGCATTAAGCTTTTTGGCGGAGTTTCAGGAGATGCGGATAAAGCAGTAGAAGCTTTTATCAATGATACGCTTGATTATAATCCGGATGTGAAGTGTTCTCACCATGAGCACAACCATGGGGAAGGACATACGTGTGGTGAGCATGGATGCGGAAGCCATAGCTGTCATTAA
- a CDS encoding DUF6219 family protein — MKAHKYWSIGAIVTMVGTFYTGYKGLKAAHKYFAFGSLICMIMAVYSGHKMISGNKRTRKQVENTKAEE, encoded by the coding sequence ATGAAAGCACATAAATATTGGTCAATCGGAGCAATAGTTACAATGGTTGGAACTTTTTATACAGGATATAAAGGGTTAAAAGCAGCACACAAATACTTTGCATTTGGCTCTCTGATATGCATGATTATGGCAGTCTATTCTGGTCATAAAATGATTTCAGGTAATAAAAGAACAAGAAAACAGGTGGAAAATACAAAAGCGGAGGAATAG
- the bcp gene encoding thioredoxin-dependent thiol peroxidase, with protein sequence MLELGIKAPDFELPDQNGEMHKLSDYAGKKVILYFYPKDNTAGCTKQACGFSERYPQFTEKGAVILGVSKDSVASHKRFEEKYGLAFTLLADPERKVIEAYDVWKEKKNYGKVSMGVVRTTYLIDEQGIIIKANDKVKAADDPENMLKELA encoded by the coding sequence ATGTTAGAGTTAGGAATAAAAGCACCGGATTTTGAATTGCCGGATCAGAACGGAGAAATGCATAAATTAAGTGATTATGCAGGTAAAAAAGTAATTTTATATTTTTATCCAAAAGATAATACAGCCGGATGCACTAAGCAGGCATGTGGCTTTTCTGAGCGTTATCCACAGTTTACTGAGAAGGGCGCTGTTATTCTCGGAGTAAGCAAGGACTCTGTAGCGTCTCATAAGAGATTTGAAGAAAAATACGGCCTGGCATTTACGCTATTAGCAGATCCGGAGCGTAAAGTCATTGAAGCATATGATGTCTGGAAAGAAAAGAAAAATTATGGAAAAGTATCTATGGGTGTAGTAAGAACTACTTATCTTATTGATGAGCAGGGAATCATTATAAAGGCAAATGATAAAGTCAAGGCGGCAGATGATCCTGAAAATATGCTTAAGGAATTGGCATAA
- the yaaA gene encoding peroxide stress protein YaaA — protein MKIILSPAKKMIVDTDNLVPVELPVYIDKTAEVLNWIKSKSKEELKAIWKCNDKIAEQNFNRLENMDLYNRLTPAVLAYEGIAFQYMAPSVFENSQFEYVQNHLRILSAFYGVLKPMDGVTPYRLEMQAKVEIGDAKNLYEYWNDMLYRSVIDESRIIINLASKEYSKCIEKYLTPKDKYITISFCEQAGNKLVTKGTYAKMARGEMVRFMAENDIENPDDIKKFDRLGYIFRSDLSSDSKYVFERKIA, from the coding sequence ATGAAGATTATTTTATCACCTGCAAAAAAGATGATTGTAGATACCGATAACTTAGTACCGGTTGAACTGCCTGTCTATATTGATAAGACAGCAGAAGTATTAAACTGGATAAAAAGCAAATCAAAAGAAGAACTGAAAGCTATCTGGAAATGTAATGACAAGATTGCAGAGCAGAACTTTAACAGATTGGAAAATATGGATCTTTATAACAGGCTTACTCCGGCTGTTTTAGCATATGAAGGAATTGCTTTTCAATATATGGCACCATCCGTGTTTGAAAATAGTCAGTTTGAGTATGTACAAAATCATTTGAGAATATTATCAGCTTTTTACGGTGTTTTAAAACCTATGGACGGAGTAACGCCATATCGCTTGGAAATGCAGGCAAAGGTCGAAATAGGAGATGCAAAAAATCTGTATGAGTACTGGAATGATATGCTGTATCGTTCAGTAATTGATGAAAGCAGAATTATAATTAATCTTGCATCAAAGGAATATTCTAAATGTATAGAAAAGTATCTTACACCGAAGGATAAATATATTACAATTTCATTCTGCGAACAAGCTGGAAATAAACTGGTAACAAAAGGTACTTATGCTAAGATGGCTCGTGGTGAGATGGTTCGATTCATGGCGGAAAATGATATTGAAAATCCTGATGATATAAAAAAGTTTGACAGGCTTGGTTATATATTCAGGTCTGATTTATCATCAGATAGTAAATATGTTTTTGAACGCAAAATAGCATAA
- a CDS encoding 4Fe-4S dicluster domain-containing protein: MRGVETRIQEIRHKIFTEVARMAYHTEWPVKDRMEALPYKIIPGEKGNFRNDVFLERAIVGERLRLAMGLPYRSAAEHSPISDGIEAADKDETYYTPPLINVIKFACNACPEKRVHVTDGCQGCLAHPCMEVCPKDAVSLDRTTGKSVIDQEKCIKCGRCASVCSYNAIIVQERPCAKACGMDAISSDENGKANIDYDKCVSCGQCLVNCPFGAIADKSQIFQTIRAIQSGEKVYAAVAPAFVGQFGPKVTPGKLRAAMKALGFADVFEVAIGADLCAKQEAEDFLKEVPDELPFMATSCCPAWSVMAKKLFPEHAKCISMALTPMTLTARLIKQHNPDARVVFIGPCAAKKLEAMRRSVRSEVDFVLTFEEMTGIFSAKHVDLENIEEDPAGVSDASTDGRNFAVAGGVAQAVVNVIKRDHPDQEIKVANAEGLKECRQLLKLATLGKYPGYLLEGMACPGGCVAGAGTMQAIKKSQTSVGLYAKQSTHKTSSETEYIKELDKLVD, from the coding sequence ATGAGAGGTGTCGAAACCCGAATTCAGGAAATCAGACATAAAATCTTTACAGAGGTTGCGCGTATGGCATATCATACCGAATGGCCTGTAAAAGATCGTATGGAAGCTCTTCCATACAAGATTATTCCTGGCGAAAAAGGAAATTTCAGGAACGATGTATTTTTGGAGCGTGCTATAGTCGGAGAGAGACTTCGTCTGGCAATGGGTCTGCCTTACCGTAGTGCTGCAGAGCATTCACCTATATCAGATGGAATCGAGGCTGCCGACAAAGATGAAACCTACTATACACCGCCTCTTATCAATGTTATAAAATTTGCATGTAATGCATGCCCTGAAAAAAGAGTACATGTTACAGACGGCTGTCAGGGATGTCTGGCTCATCCATGCATGGAGGTATGTCCAAAAGATGCTGTATCGCTGGATCGCACAACCGGAAAATCTGTAATTGACCAGGAAAAATGCATAAAGTGTGGACGCTGTGCAAGCGTATGTTCATATAATGCAATTATTGTTCAGGAACGTCCATGTGCAAAGGCCTGTGGCATGGATGCCATTTCTTCTGACGAAAACGGCAAAGCAAATATCGATTATGACAAGTGTGTTTCGTGCGGACAATGCCTTGTAAACTGTCCTTTTGGTGCGATTGCTGATAAATCCCAGATTTTCCAGACTATCAGAGCTATACAGTCCGGTGAAAAGGTCTATGCTGCAGTTGCTCCTGCATTTGTTGGACAGTTTGGTCCAAAAGTTACTCCCGGAAAGCTACGTGCAGCCATGAAGGCTCTTGGTTTTGCAGATGTATTTGAAGTAGCTATAGGTGCAGACCTCTGTGCCAAGCAGGAGGCCGAGGACTTCCTAAAAGAGGTACCGGATGAACTTCCTTTCATGGCAACCTCATGTTGTCCGGCATGGTCAGTCATGGCTAAAAAACTCTTCCCTGAGCATGCAAAATGTATCTCAATGGCACTTACACCTATGACGCTCACTGCACGTCTTATAAAGCAGCATAATCCAGATGCGCGCGTGGTATTTATCGGACCATGTGCTGCCAAAAAACTTGAAGCTATGCGACGCAGTGTACGAAGTGAAGTGGACTTTGTACTCACCTTCGAAGAGATGACCGGTATTTTTTCCGCAAAGCATGTGGACCTTGAAAATATCGAGGAAGACCCTGCAGGTGTCAGCGATGCTTCAACAGACGGAAGAAACTTTGCAGTCGCAGGAGGTGTGGCACAGGCTGTTGTTAATGTTATAAAACGTGATCATCCGGATCAGGAGATAAAGGTAGCAAATGCAGAAGGTTTAAAGGAATGCCGTCAGCTCCTTAAACTTGCAACTCTAGGCAAGTATCCCGGATATCTACTTGAAGGTATGGCATGTCCCGGAGGTTGTGTTGCCGGTGCTGGAACCATGCAGGCAATTAAGAAATCACAGACTTCTGTCGGATTATATGCAAAACAGTCTACTCATAAAACCTCAAGCGAAACTGAGTATATCAAGGAGCTTGACAAGCTTGTAGATTAA